Proteins encoded together in one Terriglobus saanensis SP1PR4 window:
- a CDS encoding HAMP domain-containing sensor histidine kinase yields the protein MFRVRDANGKVLYQPDAMAAVKDVKPPPTGIHKESQTAAGHNYQTISRMAHVGPYVFSLQVAVDQTGYGELMERLALLFLFCIPLAACAAAAGGYWMSGRVLAPVHLITATANTIDAKNLQRRLALSGNGDELDQLSITINSMLDRIAASYDRIAQFTGDASHELRGPVALVRSTAELLMMDAADVERVRRGLTDILTESDYMTRLIADLLTLARNGLEENTAGRELFELGASVAAMTSRATIQADLKQIRLDVDPVEKLLPIHGNQVVVERVLMILLDNAIRYTPSGGRIVVKTWSEGQRCGYTVSDTGIGIAREHHSRVFERFYRVNTARTHGDGSSGLGLAIARSLVELHGGSIHLDSEPGQGSSFEISFAAADFAALPLKSFSTV from the coding sequence ATGTTTCGTGTCCGAGATGCCAACGGTAAGGTTCTTTATCAGCCGGACGCAATGGCTGCCGTCAAAGATGTGAAGCCTCCACCGACCGGCATTCATAAAGAGAGTCAGACAGCAGCTGGCCACAACTATCAAACCATCAGTCGTATGGCTCACGTTGGTCCATATGTCTTCTCTCTCCAGGTGGCAGTAGACCAGACTGGCTATGGAGAGTTGATGGAACGTTTAGCCCTGCTCTTCCTCTTTTGCATACCACTTGCTGCCTGTGCGGCGGCGGCAGGGGGATATTGGATGAGCGGCCGTGTGCTCGCGCCGGTCCACCTCATCACGGCGACCGCAAACACGATCGATGCGAAGAACCTTCAAAGGCGCCTGGCACTTTCGGGGAATGGGGATGAGCTCGATCAACTCTCGATCACGATCAACAGTATGTTGGACCGTATCGCCGCATCGTACGACCGCATCGCACAGTTTACGGGAGATGCTTCGCATGAACTGCGCGGTCCGGTAGCGCTTGTAAGGTCGACTGCAGAGCTCCTTATGATGGATGCGGCGGATGTGGAGAGAGTGCGTCGCGGCTTGACGGATATTCTGACCGAGAGCGATTACATGACACGCCTCATCGCCGATCTCTTGACCCTCGCACGGAACGGGCTAGAGGAAAACACGGCAGGCAGAGAGCTGTTCGAGCTAGGGGCTTCAGTTGCAGCGATGACTTCCAGAGCTACCATCCAGGCAGACCTGAAGCAGATACGACTCGATGTGGACCCCGTCGAGAAGTTGCTCCCCATTCACGGTAATCAAGTGGTTGTGGAGCGGGTACTGATGATCCTGTTGGATAATGCCATTCGCTATACACCTTCAGGCGGAAGAATCGTGGTTAAGACATGGTCGGAGGGGCAACGCTGTGGCTACACAGTCAGCGACACAGGTATCGGCATCGCTCGCGAACACCACAGCCGTGTCTTCGAAAGATTTTATCGAGTGAATACCGCCCGAACACACGGGGACGGAAGTAGCGGTCTGGGTCTGGCTATTGCAAGAAGCCTCGTCGAATTACATGGCGGTTCCATACATCTGGACAGTGAGCCCGGACAAGGTTCCAGTTTCGAGATCTCGTTTGCCGCAGCCGATTTCGCTGCTCTGCCCTTGAAATCATTTTCGACAGTCTAA
- a CDS encoding TonB-dependent receptor produces the protein MMPKIPFHFALPAACLQLLLGTAIYAQITVTGRVSDPDGAAVPQTEIRLQRSGSDSIRAVSDAEGEFRLQHLPPGKYAVHVSAENGFDEYSTEITIGNSSTATLQVQLQLASVSQDVTVGPETEKLSLDNADNRDQIHADSKLLEHVPIFDQNYIAALTPFLDQTGLATSGVSIVVDGVEMKGTGVSVSAISEVRINSDPYSSETSRPGRGRIEIITKPGTAQLHGSLNFTFRDSVTDAINYFAVSKPFEQKRIYEGSITGPVPIDQHTMFLLSGSRSEDNLQSIVHAVTPSGLINNNVATPIHDTEFATRITHEFSASHRLSLQYNVSDVVTRNQGVGGLVLGSAGLNTQSREDDVILNDRIIISPSLLNQLQLFYEKDRDPIRSATQKQKMIVDGSFTDGGAQGDILQTENNLKINDIVSWTHKRHYVKFGINIPNLSRRAWEDQSNRLGTYSFASLADYANGTPYSFTQQAGPGRSVFWMNELGTFFQDQIQISRNLQIAIGLRYDWQTYFKSFHDFAPRGSIAYSSNDHKLVLRAGAGLFYDRSGAQPIADLKRYNGFIIRSVTLLNPAISNPFPIGTDISNFPTNLVRLGPGGRIPYITNFSAGVERQLISGVTFAATYRGTVGVAMFRSRDVNAPLPPSYTNRPDPRYGVIRQIESEGRQLGNALDLTLQGKAGRWFSGVAQYSLSRTDNNTGGIMWFPANQYSLSGEYARSDLDQRHRFNLLGTVNEEHWLNLGFAAKLYSGLPYNEMAGVDVFHTGLLNARPNGVARNSLEGSKITELDLRWGKELRLPLKVGDVQSGLAFSVDAFNVTNTTSYMTFVGNVRSAFFEQPTAAMPARRFQFSVHYKF, from the coding sequence ATGATGCCGAAAATACCATTTCACTTCGCCTTACCCGCTGCTTGCCTTCAACTGCTTCTTGGAACCGCGATCTATGCACAGATCACCGTCACTGGAAGGGTGAGCGATCCTGACGGTGCTGCCGTTCCACAAACCGAGATTCGTCTCCAGCGCTCCGGCTCTGATTCGATTCGCGCAGTGTCTGACGCGGAAGGTGAGTTTCGTTTGCAGCACCTTCCGCCAGGAAAATATGCTGTGCACGTTTCAGCAGAGAACGGCTTCGACGAGTACTCGACAGAAATAACCATCGGGAACAGCAGCACCGCTACTCTCCAAGTACAACTCCAACTGGCCTCTGTTTCACAGGACGTGACAGTAGGACCAGAGACGGAGAAACTTTCGTTGGATAATGCAGATAACCGAGATCAGATTCATGCAGACAGCAAGTTGCTTGAGCACGTTCCCATCTTCGATCAGAACTATATCGCCGCTCTGACTCCCTTCCTTGATCAAACAGGCTTGGCGACAAGCGGAGTTAGTATCGTTGTCGACGGCGTAGAGATGAAGGGAACTGGAGTATCGGTATCGGCGATCTCGGAAGTGCGCATTAACAGCGACCCCTACAGCTCAGAAACCAGCCGTCCGGGCAGAGGTCGCATTGAGATCATTACCAAGCCCGGTACAGCTCAACTGCATGGCAGTTTGAACTTTACTTTTCGCGATTCGGTGACAGACGCTATCAATTACTTCGCTGTGAGCAAGCCGTTTGAGCAAAAGCGCATCTATGAAGGCTCCATTACCGGACCCGTTCCGATCGACCAGCACACGATGTTCCTGCTATCCGGTTCCCGGTCCGAAGACAATCTCCAATCCATTGTGCATGCGGTCACACCGTCAGGCTTGATCAACAATAACGTCGCCACTCCTATTCACGATACTGAGTTTGCGACGCGGATAACCCATGAGTTCAGCGCCTCTCATCGCCTGTCTCTGCAATACAACGTCTCCGATGTCGTCACACGGAACCAGGGAGTGGGGGGCCTTGTGCTTGGTTCCGCTGGCTTAAACACACAGAGCCGCGAAGACGATGTGATCTTGAACGACAGAATTATTATCTCGCCATCTTTGTTGAATCAGCTGCAATTGTTCTACGAGAAAGACCGTGATCCGATTCGGAGTGCAACTCAGAAGCAGAAAATGATCGTTGACGGTAGCTTCACGGATGGCGGTGCTCAGGGAGACATCTTACAGACGGAAAATAACCTCAAGATCAACGACATCGTCAGTTGGACGCACAAACGTCACTACGTAAAGTTTGGTATCAACATTCCCAACCTGAGTCGCCGTGCCTGGGAAGATCAATCCAACCGCCTTGGGACCTACAGCTTTGCCAGTCTTGCAGACTATGCAAATGGAACGCCTTATTCCTTCACACAGCAGGCCGGACCTGGGCGCTCCGTCTTTTGGATGAATGAACTGGGCACCTTCTTCCAGGATCAGATCCAGATCAGCCGGAATCTTCAGATCGCCATCGGACTTCGTTACGACTGGCAGACCTATTTCAAGTCTTTCCACGATTTCGCGCCTCGGGGATCCATCGCCTACAGCAGCAATGACCACAAGCTGGTGTTACGCGCTGGAGCCGGGTTGTTTTACGACAGATCCGGCGCACAGCCTATCGCAGATTTGAAACGATATAACGGTTTCATAATTCGCTCCGTGACGCTTCTGAATCCTGCGATCTCCAATCCTTTCCCAATCGGTACAGATATCTCCAACTTTCCGACAAACCTGGTGCGTCTTGGGCCGGGCGGTCGAATCCCTTACATCACGAACTTCAGTGCTGGCGTGGAACGCCAACTGATTTCCGGTGTAACGTTCGCGGCTACCTATCGTGGCACCGTGGGTGTCGCGATGTTTCGATCGCGCGATGTCAATGCGCCGTTGCCGCCGTCGTACACAAACCGTCCAGACCCGCGTTATGGAGTGATACGCCAGATTGAATCGGAAGGGCGGCAGCTGGGAAACGCGTTGGACCTGACTCTCCAAGGAAAAGCTGGCCGTTGGTTCTCAGGGGTGGCTCAGTACTCTTTGAGTAGAACGGACAATAACACGGGGGGAATCATGTGGTTTCCAGCAAACCAATATTCTCTCTCGGGGGAATATGCTCGCTCGGATCTCGATCAACGTCATCGTTTCAACCTGCTCGGCACCGTTAACGAAGAGCACTGGCTGAATTTAGGTTTTGCCGCAAAGCTTTATTCGGGACTACCTTACAACGAGATGGCAGGAGTAGACGTATTCCACACCGGCCTCTTGAACGCTAGGCCAAATGGGGTTGCTCGTAATAGCCTAGAAGGATCGAAGATTACTGAGTTGGACCTGCGATGGGGTAAGGAGCTCAGGCTCCCGCTCAAGGTTGGCGATGTGCAGTCCGGCCTCGCTTTCAGCGTGGACGCATTCAATGTTACAAACACAACCAGTTATATGACTTTTGTCGGAAATGTTCGCTCTGCTTTTTTTGAGCAACCTACAGCAGCAATGCCAGCACGGCGGTTTCAATTCAGCGTGCATTACAAGTTCTAA
- a CDS encoding sensor histidine kinase produces MPKIFWRSLRSRILLLVVLTFLFLTAAAISLFTFLRNRHAETLSLTEHHLVSVAASLARNYADRRTPDNSLRTIKPGPPPPPPLPPAPPVPPHPERDGPPHPKPDLLKGLTAETLQHEDGVEGGFYAARADALIGYAFPTHEGPGAEKGMPERERPTIENLAREAVTANATKTFRFEGPHDAILFVAAPIHEPSRTDETVKASEEVTGAAWLMERLPGIEGGQNRELLYGSVGFGIAALITALLAVFVTTEIRSGVNIVLQRLGSMEGGLPAASQQMQGRPPLEEFDRVLHGIDSLALALQEKIENERTLESQVRHNERLSALGQFAAGIAHELRNPLGTIRMRTQMWQRSTDAEAAKRSSAVILEEIDRLDTIIRRLLYFARPIQLQLQPVSLDDLCAVTASTWAEKETAKGIQIICKATSHSVVLADRGRLLQVLDNLMDNAFHSASQSTAQGGSVMISTALDADFAQIDIMDNGRGFTPAALRHAMDAFYTTKDTGTGLGLSISFEIVQAHGGELLLANCEGGGAVASLQLPLDCNDRDTLRIAEQEAGQDV; encoded by the coding sequence ATGCCGAAGATCTTTTGGAGAAGTCTTCGCTCCCGCATCCTGTTGCTCGTGGTTCTAACGTTTCTCTTCCTGACGGCCGCTGCCATCAGTTTGTTTACGTTTCTCCGCAATCGCCATGCGGAAACGCTCTCCCTCACCGAGCATCATCTTGTCAGCGTGGCTGCCAGTCTCGCGCGAAACTATGCCGACCGTCGGACCCCGGATAATTCTCTCCGAACGATCAAGCCGGGGCCGCCACCGCCTCCTCCCCTTCCTCCTGCTCCTCCGGTACCACCGCACCCTGAGCGCGACGGACCACCGCATCCAAAACCTGATCTCCTCAAAGGGCTCACGGCAGAAACATTGCAGCACGAGGACGGCGTAGAGGGGGGCTTCTACGCGGCCAGAGCTGATGCGCTGATTGGATACGCCTTCCCAACCCACGAGGGGCCAGGGGCGGAGAAGGGTATGCCGGAGCGAGAACGTCCTACCATCGAGAATCTTGCGCGAGAAGCGGTAACGGCAAACGCTACCAAGACCTTTCGCTTTGAGGGGCCGCATGATGCCATTCTCTTTGTAGCGGCTCCCATCCATGAGCCGTCACGGACAGATGAGACCGTCAAGGCTAGCGAGGAAGTTACTGGCGCTGCCTGGCTCATGGAGCGTCTCCCCGGAATCGAGGGCGGACAGAATCGAGAACTACTCTATGGAAGCGTTGGGTTTGGCATCGCTGCATTGATTACTGCGTTACTTGCTGTGTTCGTGACGACGGAGATTCGGAGTGGAGTCAATATTGTTCTCCAACGGCTTGGTTCGATGGAGGGTGGCTTGCCGGCCGCGAGTCAGCAGATGCAGGGCCGTCCGCCGCTGGAGGAATTTGATCGCGTCCTGCACGGTATCGACTCATTGGCGCTCGCTTTACAGGAAAAGATCGAGAACGAGCGGACGCTTGAATCTCAGGTCCGCCACAATGAACGACTGTCTGCACTGGGCCAGTTCGCCGCTGGCATCGCGCATGAACTCCGAAATCCGCTTGGAACGATCAGAATGCGGACGCAGATGTGGCAGCGATCCACTGATGCGGAAGCGGCTAAACGAAGCAGCGCCGTGATCCTCGAAGAGATCGACCGTCTGGACACAATCATTCGCCGCCTCCTTTATTTCGCCAGACCGATCCAGCTTCAACTTCAGCCCGTCTCGCTTGATGATCTATGCGCGGTTACGGCCTCGACATGGGCGGAAAAAGAAACGGCAAAAGGTATCCAGATTATCTGCAAGGCAACGTCCCACAGCGTAGTTCTGGCAGACCGAGGCCGACTGTTGCAGGTGCTCGACAACCTTATGGATAACGCCTTCCATTCGGCATCGCAATCCACCGCGCAAGGTGGAAGCGTAATGATCAGCACGGCACTTGATGCTGACTTCGCCCAAATAGACATCATGGACAACGGGCGAGGATTTACGCCAGCAGCCTTGCGTCATGCGATGGACGCATTCTACACCACGAAAGACACGGGAACAGGACTCGGACTTTCCATCTCGTTTGAGATAGTGCAGGCTCACGGAGGCGAATTACTTCTCGCCAACTGCGAGGGCGGCGGAGCCGTAGCTTCCCTCCAACTGCCATTGGATTGCAATGATCGGGATACCCTAAGAATTGCGGAACAAGAGGCCGGACAAGATGTTTGA
- a CDS encoding metallophosphoesterase family protein, producing MNTLAPKRLFQPQPPDPAGVVSWVHFGDLHMTKVGEQNLLDLAGIVDEVNQAFADSVSFVFLPGDVADDGSRSAYAVVRGELDSLEVSWCAIIGDHDVHEKSFANFKEAMSEQTHYAFTVGETRFLAMNAFDVPEPPSFTVSEEQLRWAEEELKLATKKGQAKVILLHCYPSDLKVGGEEVSRLVREYDVRLIDMGHTHYNEIANDGRTLYFATRSTGQIEEGTVGYSVTNIDGNVVSWRFIELGKLPVVIITSPSDERLLTKSSEIPQETLKVRAKFWSEAEAIEATAHLDGRAHPMKRVNDSHVWEAEVLTPHEGIHPLKVSFKDAHGKFASDKIRLAVGQRTERESEQRDQDNALEAWPEHGLLGTQLGPNKNGKKW from the coding sequence ATGAATACGCTCGCACCCAAACGTCTTTTTCAACCACAACCGCCCGACCCTGCCGGTGTCGTTAGTTGGGTCCACTTTGGCGATCTCCACATGACGAAGGTTGGTGAGCAAAACCTCCTCGACCTAGCGGGAATCGTGGATGAGGTCAATCAAGCCTTCGCCGACTCTGTAAGTTTCGTCTTCCTGCCTGGAGACGTGGCCGACGACGGTAGCCGCTCTGCCTATGCAGTCGTGCGCGGCGAGCTCGACAGCCTGGAGGTATCGTGGTGTGCCATCATTGGCGACCACGATGTCCATGAAAAGAGCTTCGCAAACTTCAAGGAAGCGATGTCCGAGCAAACCCACTATGCCTTTACGGTAGGAGAAACGCGGTTCTTGGCGATGAATGCCTTCGATGTGCCTGAGCCTCCTTCGTTCACTGTGTCGGAAGAACAACTGCGGTGGGCAGAGGAGGAGTTGAAACTGGCGACGAAGAAAGGCCAGGCCAAAGTTATCTTGTTGCACTGTTACCCCAGCGATCTGAAGGTTGGCGGAGAAGAGGTGAGCCGTCTCGTCCGTGAATACGATGTACGTTTGATCGATATGGGCCACACGCACTACAACGAGATCGCCAACGATGGCCGGACCCTCTACTTCGCCACACGTTCCACGGGGCAGATCGAAGAGGGGACAGTCGGCTATTCAGTCACCAACATCGACGGCAACGTAGTGAGTTGGCGATTTATAGAGCTGGGCAAATTGCCCGTTGTCATCATTACTTCGCCGAGTGATGAGCGGCTTCTGACAAAGTCCAGTGAGATACCGCAAGAAACGTTGAAGGTTCGAGCGAAGTTCTGGAGCGAGGCCGAAGCCATAGAAGCTACCGCACATCTGGACGGGCGGGCGCACCCGATGAAGCGCGTAAACGACAGTCACGTTTGGGAGGCTGAAGTGCTGACGCCCCATGAAGGAATCCACCCATTGAAGGTGTCCTTCAAAGATGCGCACGGAAAGTTCGCGAGCGACAAGATTCGTCTCGCTGTGGGACAGCGCACGGAACGGGAGTCCGAGCAGCGCGATCAAGACAACGCACTGGAGGCTTGGCCGGAACATGGGCTGCTCGGAACCCAACTCGGACCGAACAAGAACGGAAAGAAGTGGTGA
- a CDS encoding MFS transporter: MVNSTEIDPGKKRSVHALEATNFFLADVQTGLGPFLAAYLAGAGWEPGRVGMALTIGGSITVVLQAPAGAIVDQLRSKRLILVLASAVLAVGAVLLSITAAPWAVYTSQVLIGGAGPFLGPTLAAVTMGIVGMTFFDRQFGKNQSFNSAGNVVCALLIAGMSHFFGNRAIFITAAVLTIPTVLAIRAISSKDIDYDLARGGAIQVDGKEVAARVSVMKTLLGDRTLLIFLACAFLFHFANAAMLPQLGEMLSHGSRASAAPFMSACIIVTQVVIMCFAPAIGRFANLHGRKPLLMVGFGVLPVRALLYTLTHNTESLIAIQLLDGVANAIFGVVSILVVADRTRATGRFNLVQGSLATAVGLGAALSTTFGGKLIQHFSYRISFLSLGAIAALAFVLLWTAIPETLTSANEPNKNTSAPISPQELPA, from the coding sequence ATGGTCAACTCTACGGAAATCGATCCCGGCAAGAAACGAAGTGTTCACGCCCTGGAGGCGACGAACTTCTTTCTAGCCGACGTGCAAACCGGCCTTGGGCCATTTCTCGCTGCCTACCTGGCGGGAGCCGGTTGGGAACCGGGGCGGGTCGGCATGGCGTTGACCATCGGCGGCAGTATCACAGTTGTTCTACAGGCTCCGGCTGGCGCGATTGTCGATCAACTCAGATCGAAGAGACTGATCCTCGTACTTGCCTCTGCTGTGCTCGCGGTAGGAGCTGTCCTGCTCAGTATCACGGCTGCACCTTGGGCCGTATACACGTCCCAGGTCCTGATCGGAGGCGCGGGGCCATTCCTGGGACCGACACTCGCGGCGGTCACGATGGGAATTGTGGGCATGACGTTCTTTGATCGCCAGTTTGGGAAAAACCAGTCCTTCAACTCGGCGGGCAACGTGGTGTGTGCGCTTCTGATTGCAGGCATGAGTCACTTTTTCGGAAACCGAGCCATCTTCATCACGGCTGCAGTACTGACCATTCCCACTGTGCTCGCGATTCGAGCAATCAGCAGCAAGGATATCGACTATGACCTCGCCCGTGGCGGAGCCATTCAGGTAGACGGTAAGGAAGTCGCTGCGAGAGTCTCCGTGATGAAAACACTTCTTGGAGACCGAACTCTCTTGATCTTTCTCGCCTGCGCTTTCTTATTCCACTTTGCGAATGCGGCGATGTTGCCGCAACTCGGCGAGATGCTTTCTCATGGTTCGCGGGCAAGCGCTGCTCCGTTCATGTCGGCCTGCATCATCGTCACGCAGGTTGTCATCATGTGCTTCGCCCCAGCTATCGGACGATTCGCCAACCTGCATGGCCGGAAGCCGTTGCTGATGGTCGGCTTTGGCGTCCTTCCCGTCCGCGCGCTTCTATACACCTTGACCCACAACACGGAGAGCCTGATCGCTATTCAACTGCTGGACGGGGTGGCGAATGCCATCTTTGGAGTGGTGTCGATCCTCGTTGTGGCGGATCGAACTCGTGCCACAGGCCGGTTCAATCTCGTTCAAGGTAGTCTCGCAACAGCGGTCGGGCTTGGCGCAGCTCTCAGTACGACGTTTGGCGGGAAACTCATTCAGCACTTCAGCTACCGCATCTCTTTCCTATCTCTGGGAGCTATCGCCGCCCTCGCGTTTGTCCTGCTGTGGACCGCGATTCCCGAAACGCTTACGAGCGCGAACGAACCAAATAAAAACACATCCGCCCCAATTAGTCCCCAGGAGCTTCCAGCATGA
- a CDS encoding sigma-54-dependent transcriptional regulator yields the protein MFEVLIVDDDHNFRETLRELLSDAGYLTRIATNAEEGIALLQTTTPNLTLCDWKMPGGGGEQFLKSLQSEGLLTTMPVIILTAHGTGPNAMQAMQLGAYDFITKPLDIDLALATVARAIRHMELQREVELLRQQRFRDRSLKNLNESEEESKPQLIGNSPAWIEVFKNIGRVAATDVGVLLLGESGTGKEVVARAIHQNSARSRRSLIILNCAALPPELLESELFGHERGAFTGAMAQKRGKFEAADGGTIFLDEIGELPLSLQPKLLRVLQEHTFERVGGTASIHADVRVIAATNRPLEDDVEQKTFRADLFYRLNAFTVRLPPLRERQSDILPLAEYFLARYAQRNQLALTGLTADAIVALQNYSFPGNVRELEHLIERAAVKAGGRAITAEQIQEELAKEKGAGPGVFDTQAAVALPFHDAVASWERHLINLALKASHGNKSDAARRLGIHRRLLYEKLTQFGLV from the coding sequence ATGTTTGAAGTGCTCATCGTGGATGACGATCATAACTTTCGAGAGACGCTACGGGAACTGCTGTCGGATGCGGGATACCTAACCCGCATTGCGACGAACGCAGAAGAAGGGATCGCCTTGCTTCAGACTACGACTCCCAACCTTACGCTCTGCGATTGGAAGATGCCCGGCGGAGGAGGGGAGCAGTTTCTCAAGAGCCTCCAATCCGAAGGGTTGTTGACCACCATGCCTGTCATCATCCTCACTGCCCACGGCACGGGGCCGAATGCAATGCAGGCGATGCAGCTTGGCGCCTATGACTTCATTACAAAGCCTCTCGACATTGACTTGGCCCTCGCCACCGTCGCACGCGCAATCCGGCACATGGAATTGCAGCGCGAGGTCGAACTCCTAAGACAGCAGAGGTTCAGAGATCGCTCTCTTAAAAACCTCAATGAATCTGAGGAGGAGTCGAAGCCTCAGCTCATCGGCAACTCGCCGGCGTGGATTGAGGTCTTTAAGAACATCGGCAGAGTCGCCGCTACCGACGTGGGAGTTTTGTTACTGGGAGAATCAGGCACTGGCAAAGAAGTCGTTGCCCGCGCGATCCATCAAAATAGCGCCAGAAGCCGTCGATCCTTGATCATTCTCAACTGTGCAGCCTTACCTCCCGAACTGCTGGAGTCTGAGCTCTTCGGACACGAACGCGGTGCCTTTACCGGAGCGATGGCCCAGAAACGCGGGAAGTTTGAAGCCGCCGATGGAGGCACAATCTTCTTGGATGAGATCGGAGAGCTACCGCTGTCGCTTCAACCGAAGCTCTTGCGTGTTCTACAGGAGCACACCTTCGAGCGGGTTGGTGGAACGGCCTCCATCCATGCCGATGTCAGGGTGATTGCTGCTACAAATCGTCCGCTGGAAGATGATGTCGAGCAGAAGACTTTTCGTGCTGATCTGTTTTATCGTCTGAATGCCTTTACGGTCCGGCTCCCGCCACTTCGAGAGCGCCAGTCCGACATACTTCCATTGGCGGAGTATTTCCTTGCGCGCTACGCTCAACGAAATCAACTCGCCTTGACTGGCCTTACTGCCGATGCCATCGTAGCCCTGCAAAACTATTCCTTTCCAGGCAATGTGCGGGAACTGGAGCATCTGATCGAACGAGCTGCCGTCAAAGCCGGCGGACGCGCCATTACAGCCGAACAGATCCAGGAAGAGTTAGCGAAAGAGAAGGGTGCCGGACCAGGTGTGTTTGATACTCAAGCCGCAGTCGCACTGCCATTCCATGATGCAGTAGCAAGTTGGGAGCGCCATCTCATCAATCTGGCGCTGAAGGCCTCTCACGGCAACAAGTCAGACGCTGCTCGCAGGCTGGGAATCCATCGTCGACTTCTCTACGAGAAGTTAACGCAGTTTGGACTGGTATAG
- a CDS encoding response regulator transcription factor: MEDDLKLSSVLRDALERKAYRVTVAYTGSEGLALGIDFEFEFILLDAMLPEMDGFSVARSLRQSGISTQILMLTSRDSTSDIVRGLDSGVDDYLTKPFSFEELFARLRALARRRMVPHTMQYEVGDLCMDPVTHTATRAGRALSLTRTEHLLLEFMMRSPNVVLRRDAIINAVWGYETTVENNTLDAFMKQLRFKVDNEHKQKLIRTVRGFGFKLSAGDQ; the protein is encoded by the coding sequence GTGGAAGATGATCTGAAACTATCCTCAGTGTTGCGGGATGCGCTCGAGAGGAAGGCATACCGGGTGACGGTTGCTTATACGGGCAGCGAAGGTTTAGCGCTGGGAATAGATTTCGAATTTGAGTTCATCCTTTTGGACGCGATGTTGCCCGAGATGGACGGGTTCTCGGTCGCCCGGTCGCTTCGCCAGAGCGGTATCTCTACCCAAATCCTGATGCTCACGTCACGCGACTCCACTTCAGACATCGTTCGCGGTCTCGACAGTGGAGTGGATGACTATCTTACGAAGCCGTTTTCATTTGAAGAACTTTTCGCTCGTCTTCGTGCGCTTGCGCGAAGGCGAATGGTTCCGCACACCATGCAATATGAAGTAGGCGATCTTTGCATGGATCCTGTCACGCACACCGCGACACGGGCCGGCAGGGCCCTCTCCCTAACCCGAACTGAGCATTTGCTATTGGAGTTCATGATGCGAAGTCCTAATGTAGTTCTTCGCCGGGATGCCATCATCAATGCTGTCTGGGGTTACGAGACGACCGTCGAGAACAATACCCTGGACGCGTTTATGAAGCAGCTTCGCTTCAAGGTGGACAATGAGCACAAACAAAAGTTGATTCGCACTGTCCGCGGATTCGGATTTAAGCTTTCAGCGGGGGATCAATGA